GGTTAGGGAGCCTGAAAATACACGAGAAAacacatacaggggagaagccttaccactgctctcagtgtggaaagagattttCCCAGTTAGGGCATCTAAAAGGGCACAAGAGAacgcacacaggagagaagccttaccactgctcccagtgtgggaagCGATTTACCCAGTTAGGCAACCTAAAAAATCATGAGCTAATACACTCTGCATataagccttaccactgctctcagtgtgaAAATACATTTTTCTCATTAGATTCTCTGAGAAAACATGAGATAACACACTCTGATGAGAAACCTTTCCATTGTTCCCAGTGTGGCAAGAATTTTTTTACATTAGGGTCCCTGAAGGAACATGAGcgaacacacacagcagagaaacTTTACCATTGTTCTAAGTGTGTAAAGACTTTTTCCTCATCAAAATACCTTAAAGAACATAAAAGAATACACTCTGGAGtgaaaccttaccactgctcccagtgtgaaaAAAGATTTGCCCGACCGAGGGACCTGAAATATcacgagaggacacacacaggagagaagccttaccgctgctctcagtgtggaaagacATTTTTTTTATCAGGACACCTGAAAAGACATGAGCTAACACACTCTGTTgagaagcctttccactgcttCCAGTGTGGGAAGGATTTCACCCAGTCAAGATACCTGAAAAAACATGAGACAATGCACTCTGTggagaaaccttaccactgctcccagtgtgaaaAAAGTTTTGCTCGGTCTGGGGACCTAAAATATCACGAGAGGACACACaccggagagaagccttaccgctgctctcagtgtggaaagacATTTTTTTTATCAGGACACCTGAAAAGACATGAGCTAACACACTCTGTTgagaagcctttccactgcttCCAGTGTGGGAAGGATTTCACCCAGTCAAGATACCTGAAAAAACATGAGCTAACACACTCTGTAGAGAAGCCTTTCCACTGTTCTCGGTGTGAAAAGAGTTTTAAGAATTTATGGAACATGAAAGTGCACGAGCAAAGACACACAAAGGAGAAGCCTTCTACTGTTCCCACTGTGGGATGAAATGTTCATGGTTTCATCAACCGAAAGAGCATGAATGAATCTCTCACTCCGGAGAGAAACGTCCGAAGCCATTATTTatacataatataataataatattatataatattatataatgtgtaatttaatcattttttacatttgtgtACCTTTTACCATCCATATGAATTCGAACCTGTCTATGCATACAGGAAACGATTATTTCCTTCACCACTCATCGAAACGGAACTGTGTGACAAACCTGGACGTTCTTTAAAAGAACGTTGGTCATTTTTAGAATGTTGGGACATTGTTTGAATGTTTATCAGGAAACACACAAAGTGCTCCCTGTTGGCTGATATATTTGACTGAGAACGGGTTTGTGATTATGCCACATTAATAAAATAAAGATGGCTCTTCTAAAAGCCTACTTCACACCATAAACTGCTGAATTTGTAAGAACTTTTCTTTCGTGTCACTGACTCCCCTTatggattgatgtttcagcattgtctgtCTCCGTGAAAAGTTCTGTGTTCACCTGCCACATGCGACATAAACACACAGTGTGCTTGAGTAAGATCAATATCCATCTTCATAATACAGATAGCATGTAGCCTGAGCTAGAATGTGAAGCTAACTAGTTGGCTAGCTTTATACAGTTtaagagagtagatctagctagctTTATACAGTATAAGCcagagtagatctagctagctTTATACAGTATAAGCcagagtagatctagctagctTTATACAGTATAAGTCTGAAGGGCCTCTCCTTGGTTTGAGTATGTCTAGATagatctagctctctctctctccagacataCTCAAACCTaggagaggccctcatatatagaacACAACCCCTCTgatggttctggtcatggttggggtcaaacagggTTCAAACCGACCTTCAGACCCTCAAAagccacccctagaatattgctgtgatgtttaaactttcaGACTGCAGCCTTGTCTCGCTCCCCAATTAATTTGTATATTTTGAATAAAGTTGGCCTCAGACTGCAACCTTGTCTCTTGTCTTGAgaagacataccactgctctcGTTGTGGAAAGACATggacctgaaatcacatgagagaaaagagaggctgTGTTCTGACTTTTTGTTTTTGACTGAGAATTTGTGTTTTTGTCAtgaaatataaatgtatatataaaataatacTCACCATTAGGCCTGTGTTTgtataagatataaactgaacgtttTAATAGCTTGTTTGGTTCAAATTGATAGAAGGGATAAATTGAACGTTTTTAATATATTGTTTAGGTTAAATTGATAGACTAATTCATTCAACTtaaaataataacaaagcaaattttGATGCAAGACGATGTCTGTTCACTAAATTATCTGCTGGAATAATGTAATTGAGAATTGAGTCGTATTTAAATTACTGATATTGATTATTACTTAATCAATAGAGAAGACAGTTACCTAAGTTAAAGAAATTCTGAATAATAGCGGAGAGATGACGGCGATAGGAAAGTGGTCACCGAAATGATTTTCATTCTTATAGATTGACTGACGCATGTTGTGATTTTGGCACTGCGCGTGTTATTTTTAAAGAAATAGGATACATTTCATAAGTGTGGAGagcaaagagaagaggaagttatAAAGTTGGGGTTTTAAATCTTACGATAGAGGTAAGGGAAAAACGTTGAAATGAGagcggttatatatttttgcccAATGGGAAAAAAGGAATAGGATAAGTTGAGCTGAAAGGTAAGGAAGAGAGTTAGTTGCTCTGTTGGCTACTAATTGTCAGGGTAAGTTGCTAGAGGCAGGTAGATTGTTGTAGAATAACGTACATTTGCGTTATTAGTTTGAATATACAATAACCTTACTGAAATTGTTTTGAGCGTTGTTCAAGTACACTCTTTTCTGTACTTCTGGCAGTACAATTTTGATTGCGAGATGTTGATTGGGCTTTATTTGGCTGTAAGAAAGGGAGATCTGAATGTTTGAATTGTAAAACCATGTGAGAATGgattctgatggttattgattCTTGGTTTGATTGTTTAAGTAACACCAGTTAATTTGAGCAGGAAAGTTCATGTAGTCTAACATTATAGTATGTTTCCATTGTGGAACAATGTCACGTCATTAAAGGTGATTACTGGTTGAGTAGTTTGAGAGCCTGTTGGCAGAAGCCTGAATGGGTATGAATGTTGAAAAGCAAGCTTGGGCCAAATTAGTAAactagtatgttaagtgggggagtatcatagattttaaTTATAGTGTTGTTGCCGCTATAGTCAATAGGATGGTGGTACTCACCAGATCAGACTGTCTGGACCCAGATCATCAATAGGATGGTGGTACTCACCAGATCAGACTGTCTGGACCCAGGTCATCAATAGGATGGTGGTACTCACCAGATCAGACCGTCTGGACCCAGGTCATCAATAGGATGGTGGTACTCACCAGATCAGACTGTCTGGACCCAGGTCATCAATAGGATGGTGGTACAACACCAGATCAGACTGTCTGGACCCAGGTCATCAATAGGATGGTGGTACTCACCAGATCAGACCGTCTGGACCCAGGTCATCAATAGGATGGTGGTACTCACCAGATCAGACCGTCTGGACCCAGGTCATCAATAGGATGGTGGTACTCACCAGATCAGACCGTCTGGACCCAGGTCATCAATAGGATGGTGGTACTCACCAGATCAGACTGTCTGGACCCAGGTCATCAATAGGATGGTGGTACAACACCAGATCAGACCGTCTGGACCCAGGTCATCAATAGGATGGTGGTACTCACCAGATCAGACCGTCTGGACCCAGGTCATCAATAGGATGGTGGTACTCACCAGATCAGACCGTCTGGACCCAGGTCATCAATAGGATGGTGGTACTCACCAGATCAGACCGTCTGGACCCAGGTCATCAATAGGATGGTGGTACTCACCAGATCAGACCGTCTGGACCCAGGTCATCAATAGGATGGTGGTACTCACCAGATCAGACCGTCTGGACCCAGGTCATCAATAGGATGGTGGTACAACACCAGATCAGACTGTCTGGACCCAGGTCATCAATAGGATGGTGGTACAACACCAGATCAGACTGTCTGGACCCAGGTCATCAATAGGATGGTGGTACAACACCAGATCAGACTGTCTGGACCCAGGTCATCAATAGGATGGTGGTACTCACCAGATCAGACTGTCTGGACCCAGGTCATCAATAGGATGGTGGTACTCACCAGATCAGACTTTCTGGACCCAGGTCATCAATAGGATGGTGGTACTCACCAGATCAGACTGTCTGGACCCAGATCATCAATAGGATGGTGGTACTCACCAGATCAGACCGTCTGGACCCAGGTCATCAATAGGATGGTGGTACTCACCAGATCAGACCGTCTGGACCCAGGTCATCAATAGGATGGTGGTACTCACCAGATCAGACCGTCTGGACCCAGGTCATCAATAGGATTGTGGTACTCACCAGATCAGACTGTCTGGACCCAGGTCATCAATAGGATGGTGGTACTCACCAGATCAGACCGTCTGGACCCAGGTCATCAATAGGATGTGAGTTGGCTCCTCCAGTCAATGGGAGATTCATCACATCACCAGAGACTTGGTAGAGATAACATAGTggactttttaaaaatgtgttttattttacctttatttaaccaggcaagtcagttaagaacacattcttatttacaatgacggcctgttcaggggcagaacgacagatttgtactttgtcagcttggggatttgaacttgcaaccttccagttactagcccaacgctctaaccactaggctaccctgctgccccatgaATGAGGAAAGCTAAATGATTCTTGCAGTATTGAATGAGGACAGATAAATGATTCTTGCAGTATTGAATGAGGACAGCTAGCTAGTACACTTTCAATAATGTGCAGTCTGCAATATGACTGGCAGTATGGTTGTGTGTGATGTAACATCAGGTAGGTATGAatgtatcagtggaggctcctcagaggagaaagggaaggacGATCCTCAGTGAAAttcattttaaaaaacaacaacatgtttcacattaaagttatcatttttagatttaaaaatatatacacttaatatatattcacgtcaccaaataatttattaaaacacactgttttgcaatgaaggtctacagtagcttcaacaggactctgtagggtagcaccatggtgtagcctggAGGACAtctagtttccgtcctcctctgggtatactgacttcaatacaaaacccagGAGGCTCAAGGTTCTCaagcccttccatagacttacacagtaattatgacaacttccagaggacgtcctccaacctatcagagctcttgcagcatgaactgacatgttgtccacccaatgaaaggatcagagaatgaatctagtactgaaagcaaaaGCTACAGCTAGCGAGCACCGCAGTGCATCAAACGTGGTGAGTAgtttgactcaaagagagagagaggacaattgTTTAGCAGTTTTGAACACATACATTTCTTTAAaaatgaagaagagagagagagagagctatattttgttgtatttttttttcactttcacttagacCTCTACAACTACACCCAGAAAATGTATACCAATTATAGCACCACCCAAAAGGGCACTTTAGAGACTGGTAGGGCAAAGAGGCATGTGCTCTACACAGGGAGAACCCCATCTGCCACTGCTTCATTTGGCTGCTCACTTCAATAGCCCATATGCCACTGGGTGAGATCATTTTTCGTTTGATTTTGGGCAGATGCGCCTTGGCCGATTTAGCTCGGGAATATGCTACCATCGACAATCTGTCTCCTAATCCTGTCTAATGGGCAGGTCAGCCCTGGAGGGAAGAATTGGCTGTAAAGAAGTAAGAAAGAACATAGCATCTGATTGTTTTTAAATGACTTCTTATGACATGGTTTAGCAGAATAAACGATGTCGTGGAGATTTTTCCAAtttgcgttacccactccagtcagcagatggcgacgTGCGTCTTTCAGGTGATGCTTCCTGCGTGACGTcaaatctagtggacggaactgGAGGCTTCTTCAACAGCGACAAAACGCTTCTGATTCAACCAACGCGGTGGTTTCCTGGCGAACATAAAACTGAACACTTTACACTATTCTTGTGTGTATTAATGTCAGTGTTTGCTTGTTAAATTAAATGCGCCAATTTGTTAAATTGAGAACGTTACTGCACTAGGCTAatcgctaatgctagctagct
This genomic stretch from Oncorhynchus clarkii lewisi isolate Uvic-CL-2024 chromosome 13, UVic_Ocla_1.0, whole genome shotgun sequence harbors:
- the LOC139424187 gene encoding zinc finger protein 431-like, with translation MSSLNYSSLAKEEEVCWTEKEALGLNIVVKEEEEEADEDVSVFGEEEAFRIIKEEEEAVTLKEEEKDVMVKGEEAISIKEKEDVLVVKGEEAISIKEKEDVLGVKGEEEGEEQETDDLIHTRERPDSNSDSRKSPSVEPDPGMPKPARRHPCSHCGKSFTTLEHLKVHKRIIHFGEKPYHCSDCGKEFSRLDGLKQHERIHSGERPHHCSQCGKSFSWLGSLKIHEKTHTGEKPYHCSQCGKRFSQLGHLKGHKRTHTGEKPYHCSQCGKRFTQLGNLKNHELIHSAYKPYHCSQCENTFFSLDSLRKHEITHSDEKPFHCSQCGKNFFTLGSLKEHERTHTAEKLYHCSKCVKTFSSSKYLKEHKRIHSGVKPYHCSQCEKRFARPRDLKYHERTHTGEKPYRCSQCGKTFFLSGHLKRHELTHSVEKPFHCFQCGKDFTQSRYLKKHETMHSVEKPYHCSQCEKSFARSGDLKYHERTHTGEKPYRCSQCGKTFFLSGHLKRHELTHSVEKPFHCFQCGKDFTQSRYLKKHELTHSVEKPFHCSRCEKSFKNLWNMKVHEQRHTKEKPSTVPTVG